A window of the Cryptosporangium minutisporangium genome harbors these coding sequences:
- a CDS encoding glycoside hydrolase family 15 protein, with amino-acid sequence MGEMASAPGAHVQSAAAPSPFPPIADYAFLSDCHTGALISPDGSVGWLCVPSFDSASVFGTLLDRQAGYFRIGPFGVHHPTARAYEPGTNVLITTWKTPSGWVEVREALTMGPSEDEDEVTPHSRPPADDDADHQLVRTMRCLEGSVEMELVCEPVFDYGRVPAEWTMVTDSGRHIADAHGAGQTIRLQTDLALGIEGDRVRARRTLTAGDEVYCSLSWQAGLASVPDVQEAGRRLSATVRFWRAWLDRARIPDHHWRDPIQRAALVVKGLTYMPTGATIAALTTSLPETPGGERNWDYRYTWMRDSTFTLQALHYLNLDWEADEFMQFVADLEPNEDGSLQIMYGIDGRRDLTESIRNDLSGYAGAHPVRIGNGAFDQRQNDVFGAVLDCILLHSRRSQRLPRRLWALVESQARCAEAVWREPDQGIWEARGKPQHYVSSKLMCWVALDRAAKLADIRSDAELVSRWRATAEEIKQDILTNGLTDAGVLRQHYETDSLDASALLAAIFGFLPHDDPRLRATVDAIADELTEDGFVLRYRTDETDDGLSGREGSFLICSFWLVSALAITGAHQRARDLMERLLRVASPLGLYAEEFDVATGRHLGNFPQAFSHLALIEAAGRIIMAEFQQEFD; translated from the coding sequence ATGGGTGAGATGGCCAGTGCCCCCGGGGCGCACGTGCAGAGCGCTGCCGCGCCCTCCCCGTTCCCTCCGATCGCCGACTACGCCTTTCTTTCCGACTGCCACACCGGTGCGCTGATCTCGCCGGACGGCTCGGTGGGCTGGCTCTGCGTCCCCAGCTTCGACTCGGCGAGCGTGTTCGGCACACTGCTCGACCGTCAGGCCGGGTACTTCCGGATCGGTCCGTTCGGGGTCCACCACCCGACCGCACGGGCTTACGAGCCGGGCACGAACGTGCTGATCACCACCTGGAAGACGCCGAGCGGCTGGGTCGAGGTCCGCGAGGCGCTCACGATGGGGCCCAGCGAGGACGAGGACGAGGTGACGCCGCACAGCCGGCCGCCGGCCGACGACGACGCCGACCACCAACTCGTGCGCACGATGCGGTGCCTCGAGGGCAGCGTCGAGATGGAGCTGGTCTGCGAGCCGGTCTTCGACTACGGGCGGGTCCCCGCCGAGTGGACGATGGTGACGGACAGCGGCAGGCACATCGCCGACGCGCACGGGGCGGGGCAGACGATCCGCCTGCAGACGGACCTGGCCCTCGGCATCGAGGGCGACCGGGTCCGGGCGCGGCGGACGCTGACCGCCGGCGACGAGGTCTACTGCTCGTTGTCGTGGCAGGCGGGTCTCGCCTCGGTGCCCGACGTCCAGGAGGCCGGTCGTCGGCTCAGCGCCACCGTCCGCTTCTGGCGCGCGTGGCTGGACCGGGCCCGGATCCCCGACCATCACTGGCGCGACCCGATCCAACGTGCCGCGCTGGTGGTGAAGGGCCTGACCTACATGCCGACCGGCGCGACGATCGCGGCGCTCACCACGTCCCTGCCCGAGACACCCGGGGGCGAGCGTAACTGGGACTACCGGTACACCTGGATGCGCGACTCGACCTTCACTCTCCAGGCGTTGCACTACCTGAACCTGGATTGGGAGGCCGACGAGTTCATGCAGTTCGTCGCCGACCTCGAACCCAACGAGGACGGTTCGCTGCAGATCATGTACGGGATCGACGGTCGTCGCGACCTGACCGAGTCCATCCGGAACGATCTGTCGGGCTACGCGGGCGCCCACCCGGTGCGGATCGGGAACGGCGCCTTCGACCAGCGGCAGAACGACGTGTTCGGCGCGGTGCTGGACTGCATCCTGCTGCACAGCCGCCGCAGCCAACGGCTGCCGCGCCGGTTGTGGGCGCTCGTCGAGTCCCAGGCCCGATGCGCCGAAGCGGTCTGGCGCGAGCCGGACCAGGGCATCTGGGAGGCTCGCGGCAAACCGCAGCACTACGTGTCGTCCAAGCTCATGTGCTGGGTCGCCCTCGACCGCGCCGCGAAGCTCGCCGACATCCGTTCGGACGCGGAGCTCGTCAGCCGGTGGCGGGCGACGGCCGAGGAGATCAAGCAGGACATCCTCACCAACGGCCTGACCGATGCCGGCGTGCTGCGTCAGCACTACGAAACCGACTCGTTGGACGCCTCAGCGCTGCTCGCGGCGATCTTCGGGTTCCTGCCCCACGACGACCCGCGCCTGCGCGCCACAGTGGACGCGATCGCCGACGAGCTGACGGAGGACGGCTTCGTCCTCCGGTATCGCACCGACGAGACCGACGACGGTCTGTCCGGCCGCGAGGGCTCGTTCCTCATCTGTTCGTTCTGGCTGGTCTCCGCGCTGGCGATCACCGGCGCCCACCAGCGGGCCCGCGACCTGATGGAGCGCCTGCTGCGGGTTGCGTCGCCGCTCGGGCTCTACGCGGAGGAGTTCGACGTCGCGACCGGGCGTCACCTGGGGAACTTTCCTCAGGCGTTCTCCCACCTGGCCCTGATCGAGGCGGCCGGCCGGATCATCATGGCCGAGTTCCAGCAGGAGTTCGACTGA
- a CDS encoding ANTAR domain-containing protein — translation MASIFVDVADTLVEQFDLLEFLHMLTDRTADLVSAAAVGLVLADKNGRLEFLAGSNENVRLLELFQLQTREGPCLEAYRTGQPVININLGEASSRWPRFAPQATALGFQSVHAFPLRLRNQTIGALNVFGDTKGGRFEESDVPIVQALADVAAISLLQERAIHRGEILTEQLQGALNTRIVIEQAKGAVAQIHQISVDEAFMRIRAYARNNNKRLTDVAHAVIADRTRVPGLV, via the coding sequence TTGGCGTCGATCTTCGTTGATGTCGCCGACACCCTGGTCGAGCAGTTCGACTTGCTCGAGTTCCTGCACATGCTCACCGACCGGACCGCCGACCTCGTCAGCGCGGCCGCGGTGGGGCTGGTGCTGGCCGACAAAAACGGCCGTCTGGAATTCCTCGCCGGCTCGAACGAGAACGTGAGACTCCTCGAGCTCTTCCAGCTGCAGACCCGAGAGGGACCCTGCCTGGAGGCCTACCGCACCGGACAACCAGTCATCAACATCAACCTGGGCGAGGCATCCTCCCGGTGGCCCCGGTTCGCTCCCCAGGCCACCGCCCTCGGATTCCAGTCCGTTCATGCGTTCCCGCTGCGACTGCGTAACCAGACCATCGGCGCGTTGAACGTCTTCGGCGACACGAAGGGCGGCAGATTCGAGGAGAGCGACGTCCCGATCGTGCAGGCACTCGCCGACGTCGCCGCCATTTCGCTGCTACAGGAACGTGCCATTCATCGCGGCGAGATCCTCACCGAGCAGCTTCAAGGCGCGCTCAACACGCGCATCGTCATCGAGCAGGCCAAAGGCGCCGTGGCCCAGATCCACCAGATCAGCGTCGACGAGGCGTTCATGCGGATCCGCGCATACGCACGCAACAACAACAAGAGGCTCACCGACGTCGCCCACGCCGTGATCGCCGATCGGACCAGAGTGCCTGGCCTCGTCTGA
- a CDS encoding carboxymuconolactone decarboxylase family protein: MSVDAVVTELLQALVPGEAPLLESLVQLQADTQEQSGLDDRTYLLVRIAALVAVDASAASYLVTLAVADEVGITADEVRGVLIALGPVVGSARVLSGAEKAMTAIASARRG; this comes from the coding sequence ATGTCGGTAGACGCAGTGGTCACGGAGCTTCTGCAAGCTCTCGTCCCTGGTGAGGCGCCCCTGCTGGAGAGCCTGGTCCAGTTGCAGGCGGACACTCAGGAGCAGTCCGGCCTGGACGATCGCACCTACCTCCTGGTGCGGATAGCGGCTCTGGTGGCTGTCGACGCCTCGGCGGCGTCCTACCTCGTCACCCTGGCTGTCGCGGACGAGGTCGGCATCACCGCGGACGAGGTGCGGGGTGTGCTGATCGCGCTCGGACCGGTGGTGGGCAGCGCACGGGTGCTGTCCGGTGCCGAGAAAGCCATGACGGCCATCGCTAGCGCGCGACGGGGGTAG
- a CDS encoding sugar phosphate isomerase/epimerase family protein, whose protein sequence is MPRPVTLFTGQWADLPFEKVCELASGWGYDGLEIACWGDHFDVGLAVSDPSYVASRREILKRYGLEVWAISNHLTGQAVCDHPIDERHQGMLSPEVWGDGDPEGVRQRAAAVLKDTARAARALGVDTVIGFTGSSIWHTVAMFPPVPESMIDRGYQDFADRWNPILDVFDAEGVRFAHEVHPSEIAYDYWSTVRALEAVDNRPAFGLNFDPSHFVWQDLDPVGFLWDFKDRIYHVDCKESVKQFNGRNGRLGSHLPWGDPRRGWDFVSTGHGDVPWEPVFRMLNSIGYAGPISIEWEDAGMDRLVGAPDALAFVRKLVAIEPPAASFDAAFSSGS, encoded by the coding sequence ATGCCGAGGCCAGTAACGCTCTTCACGGGGCAGTGGGCCGACTTGCCGTTCGAGAAGGTGTGCGAACTCGCGTCCGGGTGGGGGTACGACGGGCTGGAGATCGCGTGCTGGGGTGACCATTTCGACGTGGGGCTGGCGGTCTCCGACCCGTCGTACGTCGCCTCCCGGCGGGAGATCTTGAAGCGGTACGGGCTCGAGGTGTGGGCGATCTCGAACCACCTGACCGGGCAGGCGGTGTGCGACCACCCGATCGACGAGCGGCATCAGGGCATGCTCTCCCCGGAGGTCTGGGGCGACGGAGACCCCGAGGGAGTGCGGCAGCGGGCCGCCGCGGTGCTGAAGGACACGGCTCGGGCGGCCAGGGCACTGGGCGTCGACACGGTCATCGGGTTCACCGGATCCTCGATCTGGCACACCGTGGCGATGTTCCCGCCGGTGCCCGAGTCGATGATCGACCGCGGGTACCAGGACTTCGCGGATCGCTGGAACCCGATCCTGGACGTGTTCGATGCCGAAGGTGTGCGCTTCGCCCACGAGGTGCACCCGTCGGAGATCGCCTACGACTACTGGTCGACGGTGCGGGCCCTGGAGGCCGTCGACAACCGGCCGGCGTTCGGGCTGAACTTCGACCCGTCGCACTTCGTCTGGCAGGACCTGGACCCGGTCGGGTTCCTGTGGGACTTCAAGGACCGGATCTACCACGTCGACTGCAAGGAGTCGGTGAAGCAGTTCAACGGGCGGAACGGGCGGCTCGGCTCGCACCTGCCGTGGGGTGACCCGCGGCGCGGGTGGGACTTCGTGTCGACCGGCCACGGCGACGTGCCGTGGGAGCCGGTGTTCCGGATGCTGAACTCGATCGGGTACGCCGGGCCGATCAGCATCGAGTGGGAGGACGCCGGGATGGACCGCCTGGTCGGGGCGCCGGACGCGCTGGCGTTCGTGCGGAAGCTGGTGGCGATCGAGCCCCCGGCGGCCTCGTTCGACGCGGCGTTCTCCAGCGGAAGCTAG
- a CDS encoding alpha/beta fold hydrolase produces the protein MTALALPPSARADGRIATPAGILAYTTAGTGEPLLLVHGLGGTRRTWRHLIDSLATTHTVIAVDLPGHGQSDSPAGDYSLGAHASALRDLLAALGHSSATLVGHSLGGGVALQFAYQFPERTDRVVLISSGGLGAEVSPMLRVATLPGAATLVAGLGRLPVGLTRRILPLISVVPGVIAREDARSVAEDLRGMARAQQRRAFLRTARSVIDWRGQTVSASRQLGLLADLPVLVTWGGRDRTIPPHHHRTLVQQLPDAHSLEIANAGHYPHETAPAQILPAIHAFLRTTQPYRPALPVPRTSSG, from the coding sequence ATGACCGCCCTCGCCCTTCCGCCCAGCGCTCGCGCGGACGGTCGCATCGCGACGCCTGCAGGCATCCTTGCGTACACCACGGCCGGGACGGGCGAGCCGCTCCTGCTGGTTCACGGGCTGGGGGGAACCCGCCGCACCTGGCGTCACCTGATCGACTCGTTGGCGACCACCCACACCGTGATCGCCGTTGATCTCCCCGGTCACGGGCAGTCCGATTCGCCCGCCGGTGACTACTCCCTCGGTGCTCACGCGTCCGCGCTGCGCGATCTGCTCGCGGCGCTGGGGCACTCCAGCGCCACGCTGGTCGGGCACAGCCTCGGGGGCGGCGTCGCGCTGCAGTTCGCCTACCAGTTTCCCGAGCGTACCGACCGGGTCGTGCTGATCAGCAGCGGAGGCTTGGGTGCCGAGGTATCGCCGATGCTGCGGGTGGCGACACTCCCCGGCGCCGCAACCCTCGTGGCCGGCCTCGGGCGGCTCCCGGTGGGCCTGACCCGCCGAATCCTGCCCTTGATCTCCGTGGTCCCGGGCGTGATCGCCCGGGAGGATGCCCGCTCGGTCGCCGAGGATCTCCGCGGGATGGCCCGGGCGCAGCAGCGTCGCGCGTTCCTGCGCACCGCCCGGTCGGTCATCGACTGGCGAGGTCAGACGGTCAGCGCGAGCCGTCAACTCGGTCTCCTCGCGGACCTTCCCGTCCTCGTCACCTGGGGCGGCCGCGACCGGACCATTCCGCCGCACCACCACCGGACGCTCGTCCAGCAGCTACCCGACGCCCATTCGCTCGAGATCGCGAATGCCGGGCACTACCCGCACGAGACCGCTCCCGCCCAGATCCTCCCGGCGATCCACGCCTTCCTCCGGACCACCCAGCCCTATCGGCCTGCACTTCCGGTCCCTCGGACGTCGTCCGGCTGA
- the tal gene encoding transaldolase, which yields MPTSLQSLAAVGQSPWLDYLSRVFVRDGDLAGLVADGVTGVTSNPTIFQAAIAEGDAYDEQMREVLRSEEDPKQVFLALAVQDIRAACDLLLPVYDRGDSSRDGWVSFEVDPHLAHDAEATVEEAVTLHRRIDRPNLFIKIPGTEAGITAVEETIARGIPVNVTLLFSLERHRAAAEAYLRGLRRLRDAGGDLAAVASVASFFVSRVDAEADRRLDEKSGPADLKGALGIANAKLAYEAYQEIFTGDEWTDLEAAGASPQRCLWASTSMKNPDRRDVTYIEQLIGPNTVTTMPRTTLEAFVDHGLVADTLTRDVEDAHRTFDRLAAAGVDYDDVVAELERQGVKAFVESFQQLFDGIAEKRSALIAT from the coding sequence ATGCCCACTTCACTGCAATCGCTGGCCGCCGTCGGGCAGAGTCCCTGGCTCGACTATCTGTCGCGGGTCTTCGTCCGCGACGGTGATCTCGCCGGGCTCGTCGCCGACGGGGTGACGGGCGTGACGTCGAATCCGACGATTTTCCAAGCCGCGATCGCCGAAGGCGACGCCTACGACGAGCAGATGCGCGAGGTGCTGAGGTCGGAGGAGGACCCGAAGCAGGTGTTCCTCGCTCTTGCCGTGCAAGATATCCGCGCAGCTTGCGATCTTCTCTTGCCGGTCTACGACCGTGGCGATTCATCCCGCGACGGATGGGTGTCGTTCGAGGTCGACCCGCACCTGGCCCACGATGCCGAGGCCACCGTCGAGGAGGCCGTCACTCTGCACCGGCGCATCGACCGTCCCAACCTGTTCATCAAGATCCCGGGCACCGAAGCCGGTATCACCGCGGTCGAAGAGACGATCGCCCGCGGCATTCCGGTGAACGTCACCCTGCTGTTCTCGTTGGAGCGCCACCGCGCCGCTGCCGAGGCGTACCTCCGTGGCCTGCGGCGACTGCGCGACGCCGGCGGTGACCTGGCCGCGGTGGCGTCCGTCGCCTCGTTCTTCGTCTCCCGCGTCGACGCGGAAGCAGACCGTCGCCTCGACGAGAAGAGCGGCCCGGCCGACCTGAAGGGCGCGCTGGGGATCGCCAACGCCAAGCTGGCCTACGAGGCCTACCAAGAGATCTTCACCGGCGACGAGTGGACGGACCTGGAGGCTGCCGGCGCCTCGCCGCAGCGATGCCTGTGGGCGTCCACGTCGATGAAGAACCCGGATCGCCGCGACGTGACCTACATCGAGCAGCTGATCGGGCCGAACACGGTCACGACGATGCCTCGGACGACGCTCGAGGCGTTCGTCGACCACGGCCTCGTCGCCGACACTCTGACGAGGGACGTCGAGGACGCGCACCGCACCTTCGATCGACTGGCCGCGGCCGGCGTCGACTACGACGACGTCGTCGCCGAACTCGAACGCCAGGGCGTCAAGGCATTCGTCGAATCCTTCCAGCAGCTCTTCGACGGGATCGCCGAAAAACGCTCGGCGCTCATCGCCACCTGA
- a CDS encoding GAF and ANTAR domain-containing protein, producing the protein MLRICRAASEALAASGTGVSVFTAGADRGVCAASDSRSERLEELQFVLGEGPCIDAFDSRRPVLVADLTEDATARWPMYAPAVHGRGVRAVFAFPLQIGAARLGVFDVFRDQVGALSTEQLVDALTFADVTVAVLLDEQDGLGGAGGEDVTDAVEHRAELFQAQGMVMVQIGGTISEAMVRMRAYAYAENRGLSEIARDVVAGRLRFDQGDS; encoded by the coding sequence TTGCTGCGCATCTGCCGAGCCGCCTCGGAGGCGCTCGCCGCGTCGGGGACCGGGGTCAGCGTGTTCACCGCGGGTGCCGACCGGGGAGTGTGCGCCGCCTCCGACTCACGGAGCGAGCGGCTCGAGGAGCTGCAGTTCGTTCTCGGGGAAGGCCCGTGCATCGATGCCTTCGACAGCCGCCGCCCGGTACTCGTCGCTGACCTCACCGAGGACGCGACGGCCCGATGGCCGATGTACGCACCCGCCGTGCACGGCCGGGGTGTCCGGGCCGTGTTCGCTTTTCCCCTGCAGATCGGCGCGGCTCGGCTCGGTGTCTTCGACGTCTTCCGCGATCAGGTGGGTGCGCTGTCCACCGAGCAACTCGTCGACGCGTTGACCTTCGCCGACGTCACCGTCGCGGTCCTCCTCGACGAACAGGACGGGCTCGGCGGCGCGGGCGGTGAGGACGTCACCGACGCGGTCGAGCATCGGGCGGAACTATTCCAGGCTCAAGGGATGGTGATGGTGCAAATCGGCGGGACAATCAGTGAGGCCATGGTCCGCATGCGGGCGTACGCGTACGCCGAGAACCGTGGCTTGAGCGAGATCGCCCGCGACGTCGTCGCCGGGCGTCTGAGGTTCGATCAGGGCGATTCGTGA
- a CDS encoding DUF1269 domain-containing protein: MTTKDAFSPEEWKTVLEGPPAAGMIVISAARGGTIRETMAMAKAYAEARAEHGQSELLDEIVAAKPKADHTRYHSYDELRNHGLGHLRTAVALLERKATADEVDGYRRFVLAVANKAAAAHREHGQIVSPARPPPSTRSQRRSARPTPKRLEPDRSNEQGGMGMAVDTFLAYVGVYRRVEDAEADYDLVRDLHRKVGLIDAYDAAVIERRANGKTKIVKKHETPTRVGGALGSGFGLATGLVVALFPFAAIGGGLLAATTAGGAALGALAGHAAAGMSRSDLKELGEHLDAGTAGLVVIAVSDMASKVEREMRRAEKVEAKQLKADTAEIEQDAKAAGAGQA; the protein is encoded by the coding sequence ATGACCACGAAGGATGCGTTCTCCCCCGAGGAGTGGAAGACAGTGCTGGAAGGTCCACCGGCCGCCGGCATGATCGTGATCAGTGCCGCTCGTGGCGGCACGATCCGCGAGACGATGGCGATGGCCAAGGCCTACGCCGAAGCACGCGCCGAGCACGGCCAAAGCGAGCTGCTCGACGAGATCGTGGCGGCCAAGCCCAAGGCTGACCACACCAGGTACCACTCGTACGACGAACTCCGGAACCACGGCCTCGGACACCTGCGAACGGCAGTGGCTCTGCTGGAGCGCAAGGCAACGGCCGACGAGGTGGACGGTTACCGGCGCTTCGTTCTCGCCGTCGCGAACAAGGCCGCGGCCGCGCACCGCGAGCACGGCCAGATCGTGAGCCCGGCGAGGCCGCCGCCATCGACCAGGTCGCAGCGGCGCTCCGCCCGACCGACCCCGAAGCGTCTCGAACCTGATCGTTCGAATGAGCAAGGAGGGATGGGAATGGCTGTCGACACTTTCCTGGCCTACGTCGGGGTGTACCGGAGAGTCGAGGATGCCGAGGCGGACTACGACCTGGTGCGGGATCTGCACCGCAAGGTCGGGCTGATCGACGCCTATGACGCCGCCGTGATCGAGCGACGCGCCAACGGCAAGACGAAGATCGTCAAGAAGCACGAGACCCCGACCCGCGTCGGTGGGGCGCTGGGCAGCGGCTTCGGTCTCGCCACTGGTCTGGTCGTCGCGCTGTTCCCGTTCGCTGCGATCGGCGGCGGCCTGCTGGCGGCCACCACTGCCGGTGGCGCAGCGCTCGGTGCGCTGGCCGGCCACGCAGCGGCCGGAATGAGCCGCAGCGATCTCAAGGAACTCGGCGAACACCTGGACGCCGGGACCGCCGGGCTGGTGGTCATCGCCGTGTCCGACATGGCGTCGAAGGTCGAGCGCGAGATGCGCCGCGCCGAGAAGGTGGAGGCCAAGCAGCTCAAGGCTGACACCGCTGAGATCGAGCAGGACGCAAAGGCGGCCGGGGCCGGGCAGGCGTAG
- the tkt gene encoding transketolase: MTQGLSLDRRAAAPIADTAGWDDIDIRAVDTARMLAADAVQKVGNGHPGTAMSLAPLAYLLFQNVLRHDPKDDQWLGRDRFVLSCGHSSLTLYIQLYLAGYGLELDDLQALRTWNSATPGHPEYRHTRGVEITTGPLGQGLASAVGMALAARRERGLLDPDTPAGASPFDHHVYVVASDGDLMEGVTAEASSLAGHQQLGNLVLFYDSNHISIEDDTDISFSEDVAARYAAYGWHVQSVDWTGTGEYVEDVDALLAATESAKAETGRPSLILLRTIIGWPAPTKQNTGKAHGSALGAAEIAATKTLLGFDPDTTFAVDQDVLTRTRGAVDRGARLHEDWLPRYAAWRTAHPDRAALLDRLQKRQLPDGWAAALPVFAADPKGMATRKASGEILTALAPVLPELWGGSADLAESNNTTMSGEPSFVPADRQTRDWSGGPYGRTLHFGIREHAMGAILNGIALQSLTRPYGGTFLVFSDYMRPAVRLAALMQLPATYIWTHDSIGLGEDGPTHQPVEHLAALRAIPGLDVVRPADANETVACWRTILEHTDRPAGLVLTRQNLPVLDRGPDGYAPVDDAARGGYVLTVESDPAVLLIATGSEVQIALDARGLLAAEGITARVVSLPCREWFAEQSQSYRDAVLPPTVRARVSVEAGIGQGWREIVGDAGRIVSLEHFGASADYQRLYQEFGITPEAVASAARTSIHDSSGSVRPGGNQQTAAPTRGGTGDRPA, from the coding sequence ATGACGCAGGGCCTCTCTCTCGATCGCCGGGCAGCGGCGCCGATCGCCGACACCGCCGGCTGGGACGACATCGACATCCGGGCCGTCGATACGGCCCGAATGCTGGCCGCCGACGCCGTGCAGAAGGTCGGCAACGGGCACCCGGGTACCGCGATGAGCCTGGCCCCGCTGGCGTACCTGCTCTTCCAGAACGTGCTCCGCCACGATCCGAAGGACGATCAGTGGCTCGGCCGGGACCGGTTCGTACTGTCCTGCGGTCACTCCAGCCTGACGCTCTACATCCAGCTCTACCTCGCCGGGTACGGCTTGGAGCTCGATGACCTCCAGGCGCTCAGGACCTGGAACTCTGCCACCCCCGGACACCCGGAGTACCGGCACACCCGAGGGGTGGAGATCACCACCGGGCCGCTCGGCCAAGGACTGGCCAGCGCGGTCGGCATGGCGCTGGCGGCCCGGCGCGAACGCGGTCTGCTGGACCCGGACACCCCAGCGGGCGCGAGCCCGTTCGATCACCACGTCTACGTGGTGGCTTCCGACGGCGACCTGATGGAGGGCGTCACCGCGGAGGCCAGCTCGCTCGCCGGACACCAGCAACTCGGCAACCTGGTGCTGTTCTACGACTCGAACCACATCTCGATCGAGGACGACACCGACATCTCCTTCAGCGAGGACGTCGCCGCCCGCTATGCCGCCTACGGCTGGCACGTGCAGAGCGTCGACTGGACCGGCACCGGCGAATACGTCGAGGACGTCGACGCGCTGCTCGCCGCGACGGAGTCAGCGAAAGCAGAAACCGGCCGCCCGTCGCTGATTCTTCTGCGGACGATCATCGGCTGGCCCGCGCCGACCAAGCAGAACACCGGCAAGGCGCACGGCTCCGCGTTGGGTGCTGCCGAGATCGCCGCCACCAAGACCCTGCTCGGATTCGACCCGGACACCACGTTCGCGGTCGACCAGGACGTTCTGACCCGCACCCGTGGCGCCGTGGACCGTGGGGCGCGGCTGCACGAGGACTGGCTGCCGCGGTACGCGGCGTGGCGCACTGCCCACCCTGACCGCGCCGCACTGCTCGACCGACTGCAGAAGCGGCAGCTTCCCGACGGCTGGGCCGCAGCGCTACCGGTGTTCGCTGCTGACCCGAAGGGCATGGCCACCCGCAAGGCCTCCGGGGAGATCCTCACCGCGCTCGCTCCGGTTCTGCCCGAGCTCTGGGGCGGCTCGGCCGACCTGGCGGAGAGCAACAACACGACGATGAGCGGGGAGCCCTCGTTCGTTCCGGCCGACCGGCAGACGCGCGACTGGTCCGGCGGTCCCTACGGGCGAACCCTGCACTTCGGTATCCGTGAGCACGCCATGGGCGCGATCCTGAACGGCATCGCCCTGCAAAGCCTGACCCGCCCCTACGGCGGCACGTTCCTGGTCTTCAGCGACTACATGCGTCCGGCGGTGCGCCTGGCGGCGCTCATGCAACTACCCGCCACCTACATCTGGACGCACGACTCGATCGGCCTGGGCGAAGACGGCCCGACGCACCAGCCGGTCGAACATCTGGCCGCGCTACGGGCCATCCCGGGGCTGGATGTCGTACGGCCCGCCGACGCCAACGAGACCGTGGCCTGCTGGCGCACCATCCTCGAGCACACCGACCGGCCCGCCGGCCTGGTACTCACCCGGCAGAACCTGCCCGTGCTCGACCGCGGGCCGGACGGCTACGCACCGGTCGACGATGCGGCCCGCGGCGGGTACGTCCTGACCGTAGAAAGCGACCCCGCGGTCCTGCTGATCGCCACCGGTTCCGAGGTGCAGATCGCTCTGGACGCCCGCGGCCTGCTCGCCGCGGAGGGAATCACCGCGCGGGTCGTCTCGCTGCCGTGTCGGGAGTGGTTCGCCGAACAATCACAGTCCTACCGGGACGCGGTCCTGCCGCCGACCGTCCGCGCACGCGTCAGCGTCGAGGCCGGCATCGGCCAGGGCTGGCGCGAGATCGTGGGCGACGCCGGCCGGATCGTCAGCCTCGAGCACTTCGGCGCCTCCGCCGACTACCAGCGCCTCTACCAGGAATTCGGCATCACGCCCGAAGCCGTCGCCAGTGCCGCACGCACCAGCATCCACGACAGCTCCGGCTCCGTCCGCCCCGGCGGCAACCAGCAAACCGCCGCACCCACCCGCGGCGGCACCGGGGACCGGCCCGCCTGA